One Amaranthus tricolor cultivar Red isolate AtriRed21 chromosome 1, ASM2621246v1, whole genome shotgun sequence DNA window includes the following coding sequences:
- the LOC130807433 gene encoding uncharacterized protein LOC130807433 → MSIFVSFKASLEGLFSGCRSVIGVDGIEKALTDLWPKVQRRYYCRHLSANWKKSFHGPKLWKLFWLACGAFSTFTFAKAMNEIEKNNPDARRWLANLGPQERWTKHKFDSELKCDVNKTNFVKSFNATLGTDRFKPVLSLLEGIRRITMVRLAARRQKCEEWERLCLNIAMRVQVLCNESRSCRAFMSSPGEYEVVEGKSTLAVSLNQCTCLCNIWQLTSIPCRHAMIAILHEGLDPQSLVDDWYSVENYKFAYHNSIKPIPDQDKWPATEHPTILPPMLSRPCRNRKRGDDEERKAKRSKTIKCGKCGDFGHNKASCKGGATKKQKAAAPNTDDASTSKCKGKSKAK, encoded by the exons ATGAGCATTTTTGTATCATTCAAGGCATCTCTAGAGGGCCTTTTTTCTGGTTGTAGAAGTGTTATTGGAGTAGAT GGAATCGAGAAGGCTCTCACTGATTTGTGGCCTAAGGTGCAAAGAAGGTATTATTGTAGACACCTTAGTGCCAATTGGAAGAAGTCTTTTCATGGGCCTAAGTTATGGAAATTGTTTTGGCTAGCATGTGGGGCCTTCTCAACCTTCACATTTGCAAAGGCCATGAATGAGATTGAAAAAAACAACCCTGATGCAAGGAGATGGCTTGCTAATTTGGGTCCACAAGAGAGATGGACAAAACATAAATTTGACTCTGAATTGAAGTGTGATGTTAATAAGACAAATTTTGTGAAAAGCTTCAATGCAACCCTAGGAACTGACAGGTTCAAGCCAGTGTTAAGTTTGTTAGAGGGAATTAGGAGAATAACAATGGTTAGGTTAGCAGCAAGGAGGCAGAAGTGTGAAGAATGGGAGAGGCTGTGTCTAAACATTGCGATGAGAGTTCAAGTATTGTGCAATGAGAGTAGGTCTTGCAGGGCTTTCATGTCTAGTCCAGGGGAGTATGAGGTGGTGGAGGGTAAATCAACTTTGGCTGTCAGTTTGAACCAATGCACATGCCTTTGCAATATCTGGCAACTCACTAGCATACCATGTAGGCATGCAATGATAGCGATACTTCATGAAGGTCTTGATCCACAATCCTTGGTTGATGATTGGTATTCAGTAGAGAACTATAAGTTTGCCTATCATAACAGCATTAAACCTATCCCTGATCAGGATAAGTGGCCAGCAACTGAACACCCTACTATATTACCTCCTATGCTCAGTAGGCCTTGTAGGAACCGAAAGAGAGGTGATGATGAAGAGAGGAAGGCAAAGAGGAGCAAGACAATAAAATGTGGGAAGTGTGGGGATTTTGGTCACAACAAGGCCAGTTGCAAGGGAGGGGCAACAAAAAAACAGAAGGCAGCAGCACCAAACACTGATGATGCTTCAACTTCCAAGTGCAAGGGAAAGAGCAAAGCAAAATGA